Below is a window of bacterium DNA.
GTCATAGCGGAAATTCCAGCTCGTATTCTTGTAGACGAATTGCTGAAAAGCGTTGTGCGCCTTGGATAGCGACATACTCGCCTGCAGTTCATTCTGCGTGAGCACGTAACGCTCTTCGGGAAGTGGGACGGCGATGCCTTCGTCACTGTGCATGTACTGCGCGTTCGCGACGGGAAGCGCAGCGATGACGAAAAGCAGCATCACTAGAAATCTTTGCATAGTATCCTCGAAGATGTGGGGATCGTGAGCCGTTTGCGAGATGCAAATCAATACATTGACATAGAATAGCTGGAAATAGTTACAGGATCAAGGGAAAAACCCGGATTCGGGACTGTTTCGGCAGGAATACTTAAAGTTCGGGACGGCGAACATCCGCGGGAAGCGCAACTTCCTTCCAGTTCCAGCATGCTACCGTATGATGCGCATCTACCGGGAGACGATCCGGTTCGTGCAGAACGCAGTTTTCGGTCGCGTATTCGCAGCGGGACTGAAAATTGCAGCCCGGGGGATAATGTGTGGGACGCGGAACCTGCCCGGGAATAATCGTCAACCGGTCCTTACGCGCATGGAAAGAGGGAATGGAGGAGAGGAGTCCGACCGTATAGGGATGCAGGGGACGCTGAAAGATGTCGTGGACACTGCCGCATTCCACAATATGCGAGGCATACATGATGGCGACACGGTCGCAGACCTCCGCCACCACACCCAGATCATGACTGATCAGCAGCACGGTCATACCGAATTCCAGCTTCAGATCGTTGATCAGCTTTAGCACCTGCGCCTGCACGGTGACATCAATGGCAGTGGTAGGTTCGTCGAGAATGAGCACTGAGGGACGCGCCACGAGTCCCATGGCAATAAGCGCACGCTGCCGCATTCCACCCGAAAGCTGATGCGGGTACACGGTCATCACGCTCTCCGGATCGGGAATACCGACTCGGTCGAGCATGTCGAGCGATTTCTCGTAGGCTTCCGACCAGTTGTTTTCCGAATGATAGAGCAGCACCTCGGTCATCTGATCCCCGATCGTGAACACCGGGTTGAGCGAGGTCATGGCTTCCTGGAACACCATCCCGATTTCATTGCCCCGCATCGCACGCATCTCACGCTCCGTCAGATCGAGCAGATTCTGTCCGTGAAACAGCACTTCCCCCGATGCGATGCGTCCGGGCTTGCGTATCAGTCGCATGATGGACATCGCGGTCACACTTTTCCCGCAGCCCGATTCCCCGACGAGGCCGAGTGTCTCACCGCGCTCGAGGGAAAACGATACGCCGTCCACTGCGCGCGCGATTCCCTCATCCGTTTCGAAAACGGTGCAGAGATTGCGGACATCGAGAATGGTGGATTTCTGCATGCGACGGCATTGCCTGATGGTGGGGAAACCCTCTTACGCCAAAATACTGCGCGCGCAGGCACGGTTCAACCGTTTTAGCCGCCCGGCGGGAATGCGGATTTGCCTTCTGCAGACTCTCCAACCTCCTGTTTGTGAACTGCATGCGCGTGTTATATCTTCATCACCTACGACGTACACATATCTCAGGCCGACATGAAGCAGCAAGCCCCATCCCGCGACGACGCATTTCTGGTAAACGAAGACGCCATGAAAAACCTCATCCGTATTCTGCATGCCCGTGAAAAACAGGTGCAGGCAGGCGGAGGGGAGAAATCCGTTGCGCGGCATCACGATCGCGGAAAGATGACCGCTCGCGAGCGCATCGATGCACTGCTCGATGAGGACAGCCATTTCCTCGAGATAGGACTGTTCACGGCATGGGAGATGTACGAGGAATACGGCGGTGCGCCTTCAGCGGGAACGGTGTTCGGCATTGGACGCGTGCATGGACGCGACTGCGTCATCGTCGCTAACGACGCGACCGTGAAGGCCGGAGCATGGTTTCCGATCACGGCGAAGAAAAATCTCCGCGCACAGGAAATCGCGATGGAGAATCGTCTGCCCATCATTTATCTCGTCGATTCGGCCGGCGTGTTCCTGCCGATGCAGGATGAGATTTTTCCCGACAAAGAGCATTTCGGAAGGATTTTCCGCAACAACGCCATCATGTCCTCCATGGGCATCCCGCAGATCGCAGCCATCATGGGCTTCTGCGTGGCCGGCGGCGCCTACCTGCCCATCATGAGCGACGAGGCGCTGATTGTTGAAGGAACGGGCACGGTGTTCCTCGCCGGATCGCATCTCGTGAAATCGGCCATCGGGGAAGTGATACAGAATGAGGAACTGGGCGGTGCCCGGGTACACAGCGAGCTGAGCGGCGTCACCGACTACCGCATGCCCGATGACGCCACGGCGCTGAAAACCATCCGCGACCTGGTGTCGAAACTCGGCGACAGGGGACATGCCGGCTTCAACCGTATCGACGCGGTCGATCCCGCACGTCCGATTACGGACGTCTACGGCATCATGCCGAAAGACCGCTCTCGTCCCTACGACGTTCACGCGCTGCTTACCTGCCTGGTCGACGACCACGAATTCGTTGAATACAAAGCCGACTACGGCCGCTCCATCGTTTGCGCATACGCGCGCATTGACGGCTGGGCCGTGGGCATCGTGGCGAACCAGCGCAGCATCGTCAAGGATGGCAAGGGAGAAATGCAGATCGGGGGTGTGATTTACAGCGACAGCGCGGACAAGGCCACGCGCTTTATCCTGAACTGCAATCAGAAGAAAATCCCCCTCGTCTTCCTGCAGGATGTTACCGGCTTCATGATCGGCAGCCGCGCAGAACACGGCGGCATTATCAAGGACGGTGCGAAAATGGTCAATGCCGTGGCGAACAGCACGGTGCCGAAAATCACCATCATCACCGGCAATTCATACGGCGCCGGAAATTACGCCATGTGCGGAAAGGCCTACGACCCGCGTTTCATCTTTGCCTGGCCGTCGGCGCAGATCGCCGTCATGGGCGGAGCGCAGGCGAGCAAGACGCTGCTCGAAATCCGTCTCTCCCAGCTGAAGCGCGAGGGAAAGGAAATCACAAAGGAGGAACAGGAGGAACTGCTCAAGACGATTCAGGATCGCTACGACAGTCAGATGAGTCCCTACTACGGCGCCGCCCGTTTGTGGGTAGACGGCATCATCGATCCTGCGGACACGCGCGATGTGATTTCCTCCTGTCTCGCCGCAGCGGAAAACAATCCTGACATCCCGCAATTCAATCCCGGCGTCATCCAGACATGAGTGCATGTCCCACACCCATCGCCGCATAACCATATTCGCCCGGAAATTGCTGCTGCCGGCTCTTGCCGCGCTGCTGCTTTCCGCAACTCCCCTGCATGCCCATATACAGCCGAGAGACACGGCATTGCATGCAGCTGATCACCTGAAGCAAGCTGCAATGCTCCACTGCGCAGGAGGGGAAGACAGAGATGAAGACGAAGGTTTTTTCACCTCGCTCTGGCTGCTGCTGCGGCATTTCATATTCCCGCAGGAATTGAATCTGATTTACGATCTCAGGGCATGGATTGCGGAGCTGCCAGCACCCGGGGACAGGACGAGGGAAGGGGATCTGCGTAGGACGGATGAGATTTACGATCACGCTGTGTATCTTGCCGAGGGCGATGCCGCGCGCGCCATTCTGGCCTGCGCCTGGGCGACGCTGCCGTATCACACGTTTCCTGCGCGCATTCCGCTGCTCGACATCGGCATCACCGTGCCGGTATCAACGGAAAGCCGTGCGGTGTTCGATCAGCGCATGAAGAATCTCCCGGGAAAGCTGTTCGAGGATTCGCCGCGCGGACTCGATCGCGACAAGGTGCCGCACTTTTTCGGCAGCGCCTGGCTGCAGCTTGCGACGCGGCAGCCGATGATCGCCGAGGCGGCGGGGGAATTGCTCGAACTCAGTGAGGCAGTGTTCAAGCTTGAAGGCTCCCGCGACCCGCGCGACATCGCTGTCAATCGCCTGGGCGTCTGCTTCGCCATCGCGCTGCAGCGGCAGCAGAATATACATCCATCAGACATACTCAAACGCGGACTGCAACACCATGAGCACTGCGCCGAATCCGAAAATTCTTCTCGTTGACGATGAACGCAGCATTCGCGATATGCTGCGCATGACTCTTGAATATGAAGGCTTCGACGTCGCCGATGTCGACAGCGGCATCCGGGCCCTGAAAGAGATTGATGCCATTCGTCCCGACGCCGTCATTCTCGACGTCAAAATGTCCGGTCTCGACGGCATGGAAACACTCGAACGCCTGAAAAGCTCTCATGCGCATATCCCTGTCATTCTGCTCACGGGACACGGCAGCATTGAAACGGCGGTCGAGGCGACGAAAAAAGGCGCATTCGATTTTCTGACCAAGCCGCCGGACAGGGAGAAAATTCTCATCACGCTGCGGAATGCGCTCAGGCAGACGTCCCTTCTGCGCGAAAACCTACGCATGCGCGAAGAAATCGAAGGCGCTGACGTCATGGTCG
It encodes the following:
- a CDS encoding ABC transporter ATP-binding protein — protein: MQKSTILDVRNLCTVFETDEGIARAVDGVSFSLERGETLGLVGESGCGKSVTAMSIMRLIRKPGRIASGEVLFHGQNLLDLTEREMRAMRGNEIGMVFQEAMTSLNPVFTIGDQMTEVLLYHSENNWSEAYEKSLDMLDRVGIPDPESVMTVYPHQLSGGMRQRALIAMGLVARPSVLILDEPTTAIDVTVQAQVLKLINDLKLEFGMTVLLISHDLGVVAEVCDRVAIMYASHIVECGSVHDIFQRPLHPYTVGLLSSIPSFHARKDRLTIIPGQVPRPTHYPPGCNFQSRCEYATENCVLHEPDRLPVDAHHTVACWNWKEVALPADVRRPEL
- a CDS encoding acyl-CoA carboxylase subunit beta; this encodes MKQQAPSRDDAFLVNEDAMKNLIRILHAREKQVQAGGGEKSVARHHDRGKMTARERIDALLDEDSHFLEIGLFTAWEMYEEYGGAPSAGTVFGIGRVHGRDCVIVANDATVKAGAWFPITAKKNLRAQEIAMENRLPIIYLVDSAGVFLPMQDEIFPDKEHFGRIFRNNAIMSSMGIPQIAAIMGFCVAGGAYLPIMSDEALIVEGTGTVFLAGSHLVKSAIGEVIQNEELGGARVHSELSGVTDYRMPDDATALKTIRDLVSKLGDRGHAGFNRIDAVDPARPITDVYGIMPKDRSRPYDVHALLTCLVDDHEFVEYKADYGRSIVCAYARIDGWAVGIVANQRSIVKDGKGEMQIGGVIYSDSADKATRFILNCNQKKIPLVFLQDVTGFMIGSRAEHGGIIKDGAKMVNAVANSTVPKITIITGNSYGAGNYAMCGKAYDPRFIFAWPSAQIAVMGGAQASKTLLEIRLSQLKREGKEITKEEQEELLKTIQDRYDSQMSPYYGAARLWVDGIIDPADTRDVISSCLAAAENNPDIPQFNPGVIQT